Within Leptospira brenneri, the genomic segment CTCCCATTGAATTCCAACGATATCTAGGTAATTGTACATCAGGATCTATCTCTTTATTTCGATCGAAGGAAAGTGCATTGTACAATTCCATCCCAAAAAAAAGTTGAATGCGTTGAAACCAGGAACGGATAGGAATGATAAATCCCATTGGCCTGACTGCATGAGGAGAGATTTTTGCCAAATACCTCCTTTCTGAAAGTGATTCACGAACCAAAGCAAATTCAAAATTCTTTAAATACCGAAGACCACCATGAATTAGTTTTGAAGTGGCTTGGCTTGTACCAGAGGCATAATCATTTTTTTCTACAAGTAAACAATTGTAACCACGAAGAGTTGCATCCCAAAGCACATTGGCACCGGTGATCCCACCACCAATGATGACGATATCATACTCGGCTTTTAAATGATTTAATCTCGAACTTTCATTTTTTGTAATCTGTTTCATTATATTAACATTTAATTGGTAATGCTTTCGGTAAAACTTTGAAATGAGCAGGAAGTTGGCCCATATTTTCACCGTCTACATCAATAAACACATTCTCTTCTGACTCTGCGGTGAGTTCCGTAATTTGTTTGGAAATTACTTTTGAATCATCAGACAATTTACCTCGGTATAAATATCCGAACTTTCGTAAAGTTTCCATTACTGTAACATCTTGAATGGCAAGGAAATCCATTTTTCCATCATCTAACTTTGCTTTGGGAGCAAACCACATTCCTCCACCCGCATATTCGCCATTGGCACAGACGATTAATCTACATTTATTAGTGATTTTTTCGAATTTAGATAGGGTAAGAGTGATCTTTTTGTTGGTGTAAGTGAATAACCCAAGCACAGTATATAACAAAAAAACTCCCTTCCCACCAATGATCGAGGCAAGTTTTGATCGATTGACATTATAAACGACCTCTCCTCCCATTCCAAAATCCGCTAAGTTCAAACAGAGATAATTACCTTTGGTTTGATCCGCTTTTGTATAAGTGATGGCGATTAGATCAATGGATCTTTCTGTTCCGCTAAGAACTTGTTCTAATGCTTTGATCGGGTTCTTGGGGACTTTTACGGTTTTAATAAAATCATTTCCTCTCCCCGCAGGAATCGGACTGAATACAACATTTTTGTTAATTAACTTTCCATTTTCAAAAAGACCATTGATAACATTGGAGAAGGTTCCATCTCCACCAATTCCTAAAATCCAATGGAACCCTTGTTTTACGGCATCTCTTGCAATATCACGAGCGGCCCGTTCCTTAGTTGTGGCTTCAAATTCATAAGGAATCCCTTTCTTTTGCAACTCTGGCTCAACTCGTCGCCAGACTTTTGCGGAGAGACCTCCACCTGATACTGGATTTAAAATTACTTTTATCTTTCTCATTAAGTCTCTCCTTTGTTTCCACCAGAAAATAAACCATAGAATAGGACATGTTCGATCGTTTCTAAATAAGCCTTTTCACTTTTGATTTCATTTTGGAAGTGCCCTTCCAGAATCACTTCCACAGCACCACGAATCATACCCCAAGCGACTGCAACATTAGGATAAGTTCCTCTAGCGTTGATTAGGTTTTCCTGTTTTGCTTGTTTATAAATCTTTTCTAAAAGTGTTAACCTATTTGTTCTTTCATCAGTTAATAGTTTTCGCATATCTTCAGAAACATTATTGATGTTTAGGTTAACCCCACACTGCCTTGCAACAACATACATATGGCGGTCACCCAAACAATGATCAATATAAGCTCTAATTGCTTTTCTAGACATTTCAATGGCAGTTTGTTCATCTAACGATTTTTCTAAACGTCCTCGAAGACGAAGATAATCTTCGTATTGAATACGAGCCATCAAATCGTCTTTACTTTTGAAGTGTAAATAAATCGTTCCTCGACCAATCTCCAATTGTTTGGCAATGTCATCCATCTTTACCAGTGACGGATGTTTGGTTCTAAAAAGTTCAATGGCACAATTGAGAATATCAGCTTCTCTTTGTGCAAATTCACGTTTTTTCCTTTCAGAAACACCCATTACTTAAGTCCTAACAATCCACCTGGATTCATAATTCCTTTCGGATCAAAAGTTTTTTTGAGAGAAGACAAAATACGAAGGCCTTCTTTTCCAACCTCACCTTCCATCCATGGAGACAACATCCTTCCAATTCCATGATGATGAGACAAAGAACCGCCATGTTTGTGAATGCTATCAATAATTCCTTTGTGAAACTTTACAAAGTCTGTAATTTCATTTTTCCCATTGATTGGGCTTAAAAAAATAAAATACAAATTGGCGCCGTTTTCATAAGCATGGGAGATATGAACCATACAAGAAGTATTGTCATGGCTTTTGATATATGCTCTAGTTTTTTCCCACAACTCATGTAAATTTGACCAGCTAACAGCCGTCTCCAAGGTATCAATTCTGATTCCTTCATCCATTAGATAATCACGAAGATACGCACTAGAATATCTTTGGTGCAACCACTTGTTGACAGGAGACTCTCCTGTAGAAAATCCACCATTCCGTTTTGCAATTTTTTTAATCTTTTTTAGAACTTCTTTTGCATAAGTTGGATCACCATCTACAATGATGTGCATTAGAGATCTTTCCATTGGTTTATAACCAATGAACCTTAAAAATAAATCTTCTTTCCCACCATGAAGTCCACTCATATGAAATGCGATATCTGTTTCTTCTGGATCTTGGATTCGAAAGAAATGTGGTTTACCAAAACCGGATTGCATCACTTCTCTCATTGTCTCTACTGCCTTTTCAAAACTTTTAAACACATAGGAACCTTTGGCAGAATTTTCAGGATGATACTTACGAATCTTCAAGGTGGCTTTGGTAATAACACCAAAACTTCCCTCTGTTCCTAAAAACAATCGGAAAAGGTCAGGACCTATGGAAGCGGCAGGATAAGCCTTTGATTCAAATTTACCTGATGGAGTAATTGCTGTTAAACCAAGGAGAATGTCTTCTATTTTCCCATATCCAGTCGAAGCTTGGCCTGCACCTTTAGCAGCAATCCAACCACCAACAGTTGAAAATTCAAAGGATTGTGGAAAATGGCCACAAGTATAACCACGTTCATTTAAATGTTTTTCTAAAACAGGGCCATAAACCCCAGCTTCCACAGTGACAGTCGAATCAATAGCATTAAACTCTAAAATTCGATTGAGCCGAGATAAATCTAAAGAGATTCCACCTTTAGGAGCTTGTAAGGCTTTGGTAACAGTGGAACCAGCACCGTAAGGAATCACGGGAATTTTTGATGTATTGGCAAGTGCTATGACCGCAACCACTTCTTGTTCTGACTTTGGTGATACAACAACATCCACCACGTCTGTGACTTCGCCAAATCTTGCTTTGTATATCTCTGTATAAAATTTACCAATGGAATGTTTGGCACGCGAAGCATCGTCTAACGAGACATTATCTTTTCCAACAATTTGTTTTAGTTTGGTAATAGTGGCAGTAGAAATTTTTGATTTTTTTAAAGGATTAAGAGGTAACTCGCCTTTCGGAAAAGATGTTTTAAACTCTTGGTCCACCGGGAACTGTTCTTCTAAAAATTTTAAAGTATGTTCCGGTAGTTTTTCTTCTACATCGGGGGATCCCCATTTATAAATTGTACGAGTTTGCATAGTGGTAACCAAAAGTCCTTATTTGTTCCAAAATTTGAACCAAGTTCAATATTTGACAACCAAAATAACTAGAAGTTACAAATTTTCTTCAACCACGGAACTCTTTAATGTACTCTGCTCTGACTTGGTCTATAAATTCATTTGTTAGTCTAGTCTCGAATAATGTAGATAAGGTTTCTACAAGTACATCATCCAAATCAAACCCTGTTAAAATCCATTCGATAAGTTCAAAAGTAATGTCAACGGCAGGGTTTTGGTTTAAATCCGATTTACCTTTTGCAATTGCTAACAAGAGATTGGTGATACCTGCCAAATCTCCTTTGGCAATCAAGGAACGAATTTCTGTAGGGAAAGACACCATTAACTTTTGTTTTATGGCATTAGGAGTGAAGACAATCTGATCCTCAGATAAATCAAGTGCCTTTAATAGATGGTCTTTTAAATTTTTTTCAGAATGATGGCTTTCTTGCCAAACAAGAAGAATCTTCTCACCGACAAGAGAGTCTTCAAATGGTAAAAAAGGATGAGGTTTTTTATCCATAAAATGCCCAGGGGGACTTCCTCCTGGGTTCACAAACTTTATTATTTTTTAGGAGGCACAACAGCGTCTTTACAAGTTTTAGAAAGTGTGAATTTAACAACAGTTTTAGCAGGGATTACAATCGCTTCACCAGTTGCTGGGTTTCTTCCTTTACGTTTTGGACGATTGCGTTTAACTAGTTTTCCTAAACCTGGAATTACGAATGCTCCGTTTTTCTTAGTTTCTTTGTAAGCGAGTTCCACAAAGGAGTCCAAGAACGCTGCTACGTTCTTTTTGGTCATACCAGTTGTTTCAGCGAGTTCGCTGAGCATTTCGGACTTCTTCATTGGGGTAGGAGTTGTTGCCATACTTTGATTTTCCTCTAAACCATTTAACGGTTACACATTATTTATAAAACTACATGATTTGGTACAAGACTAAATTGATTTTGGATACAATTTTTCTGCAAATTTCCTAAGAAAAACGAAGTTTTTTCAAAAAAACCTTTATTTCCCTAAGGAAAATGGGAATTTCTTCCAAAACTCATGACTTCAACCAAGTATAAAAAGGTCGTAGTGGTATTCAAACGTACCAAATATGAATTGGATTTGGAAACTTATGGCTCCATTCAAGCATACAAAGAAGTCGCGCGCCAGAATCCAGAAGTCTTCGAAAGAACTTTTGAATCACACCAAAGGCAATTACAATCTCGAGAATTTCTAAAATCCCAAGTATTTCCCAAGGCCGACTTTGTATTCCGTGAGAACTTTGATCCAGAGGATGGGAACAAATACGATTTGATCATTGCCCATGGCGGAGATAACCATTTCACTTATGTGGCTCATTTGGCAGGAAATACTCACTTAATCGGATGCAATTCTGATCCTGATTCCTCAGTAGGAGCTCTCCTCGGTTTTACTGCTGAAGAATTGAAAACTGCAGTAGCAAACAACTTCAAACACACCCGCCTAGAAGCATGGTCGCTTCTTGATACCGAAATTCAATATCCAAATGGAACCAAACTCAAAACAGTTCCGGCAATTTGTGAACTCTCTGTCCGAAACAATAGCCCTGATCTCACCTCTCGGTTTTGGATTTCTTACCAAGATAAAAAAGAAGAACAAAAATGTTCTGGCCTTCTTGTTTATACGGGAGCTGGATCTACCGGTTGGATCACATCCTGTTTCCCCAAAAAATTCCCATCTTTTTCCAAACATGAGCCATTTTTCCATGTTTATTCTCGAGAAATTCGAGTGAAGTCCCGAGAAACAGAGTTTTCCTTGGCAGATTTTAGGGCTTTAGATCAAGTGGAAGTTATTTCTGAGATGAACGGTGGGTTAGCGGTTGATTCCCTCACAGAGAGGCATTATCCATTTCCACCTTACGCAAAGGCGACAATTCGGTTATCGCCCGAGAAATTATTTGTAATTGTTCCGCTAAAGAGAGGGGAATCCATGCAAGACTTACCATACGAAATAGAACAAAAACGCATTAATGGAACTGTCATCGTCCAAATCAAAGGTCGTATGGAATCAGGTCCACTCGACCGAATCACTCAAACGATTTTGGATGAAATGGTGGGAGCTGATAGAAAACATCTTATTTTGGATTTTTCAGAACTTAGATATATTTCTAGTTTAGGAATTCGAATGATCCTGGATGTAAAAATGAACTTACAGAAAAGAAATAAAGAAATGGCTTTAGTTGGAGTGACAAGTTCCATCCTTCAAGTTTTCCATCTACTCGGTCTTTCCAACGCCTTCCAATTTTATAACGATCGTGAAGAAGCTTTAAAGTCTTTTGAGGAGCCATCTAAGTCCTAGATGTCTCCAAAAATCTCGGTTTGGATTTCCAATTCGGTTTTTATTTCATTTATTGTTATTTCTCTACTCTATTCTCTTGTTCATTTTGAAAATAGTTACTTAAAATCAGAAACCCTGACTCTATCAACGGAGAAAAACAGGAGTTTTGCGATCGTACAGGAACTTTCACGGGTAAAAAACCAATTTCCTATTGCTTACCAATGCCACTATAGTTTTGGACTCAGCAATGGTTCCCTTTATGAGATCACAGAACGGATTCCCTACTCTATATACAAAAGACTGCGGTTAGGTGATACTATCGAGGTATATAAAAAAGAGATTAGGATTTTTGGAAGGCAAACAGCGATTTCGCAAATTAGGGGGAATGAAGAACCTCTCCCCCTTTTGGAAAACTTAGAAAGATACTTTTTATACGGATTTATCTATTTACTCGCATTAGTCGGTATTACTTCAATTTTTAGGGTTTTGGGATTACTATCTCGAACTTATCCTTCGCAGCAAAAACCAGTTGTGACTGACGAGATTGTTGCAAATAAAGTTCAGGATTAACATCAAAACTCACAAAACACATATATTTATCATGTTTTACGATGTACATATATTCTAAATAGTTTAAATGGGTGTTTTGTGTCATAAACCCACGGAGCCATTTACTTTCTCTATATACTCTCTCATATTGAATATTAGTAGCATCGATTTTCTTAATTGCTTCTGCTGATTCTTTTGAATAATCGCGGCTCATAATCTCTTTTTTGAGCGTCTTAATCAAGTTATATTCCAATTTCGCTTTATTAGGTGGTAAATTTTCAGGGCGGGTTTTATAATAGTATTCGAATAACTCTTTGTCTTGTCCCTCTTTTGCATCATGATTCTCTTGGCTTGAATCAGCGGAAGTGACTTGTGGTTTGGTGTCCTGTGCAGAAATAGAGGCTACTGCTACAAATAACACAAAAGTAATTGGTAGGGATTTTTTTAAGAGTTCCATAGTCTTCATTATCGGAATCCTGACAGAAATTTCAAAATAAAATTTTCTGTTTTCAAAAAGAGAAACAAGGTTCAAAACAGGTTTATCATGTCGATTCCCCCACTCATTACTTTCCAGGAGGACTTTCTTTCCGGAAAATTGATTTCCAAAGAATATGTCCACTTTTCGGAAATCGACTGCCCGGAATTGGACGTCTGGATAGGAAGGATCGTTCGGAGTATCTCCTTAGAATTTCTACATGAAATTCTCTTCACAATCCTGAGTGAACTACTAGTAAACGGATGTAAGGCTAACGGGAAACGTGTATTTTTTCAGAAACAAGGGCTTAATCTTTGGGACGAAAAAGATTATTCCAGAGGTATTCCGCTCTATAAAGACGAATTTGGGCACAACCGCAAACGTGTGTTTTTGGAACTCGATGAATCCCCTTACAAAATAATTTTAAGTACTATTTTTAAAGAAGATTATATAGAATTCAGAGTTACCAATAATGCAAAAATACTTCCCGAAGAAAAGAACAGAATCCTAAAACGAGTACAGGCATCCGCAAAATACAAAAACATTAACGATGCCTATCGCGAGTCTATTGATAATGAAGAAAGCTCAGGACTTGGAATCGTACTCATTCATATCTTACTTAGAAATTCTGGAATTTCTAACCAGTTCTTTCAACTGATAACAACAGAAGAAAATACGGAAGTTATCATTCGGATTCCAAAACAACTTATCCCCAAAGAGAATCAAGTTAGTATCAAAAATCTTTTGGTTCGTGAAGTGAATAGTCTTCCTCCTCTGCCCCCGCAAATTCAAAAACTAATCATTACTGCAAATAAGAAGGATGTGGATTGGCATGAAATCTCGGCCCAAGTGGAAAAAGATCCTGCCATTACTGCTGAAATTCTAAAAATTGTAAATTCACCGCTATTTGGTGCTCATACACCAATCATTTCCGTTTTAGAAGGTGTAAAAAGGATCGGACTGAAAAACCTAGAATCGATTTTTTTAACCTTAGGCGCGAAAAAGATACTTAACTCTCGTTATGCGAAGCAAGTTTTAGTTTGGACTCATTCGTTTAAAACTTCGATGTATGCAAGATTTTTAATAGAAGATAGTAAAAAACATTTAAAACTATTAGAGCCTGCAATCATTTGTGGATTACTTCATGATTTAGGTCGAATGGTTCTTTTATCCTTGGACTTAAGCCAAATCAACCAAATCCGAGTTCTGAGAAGCGATGACAGTAACGAAATTTCTGAATGGGTAGAAGAATACACTTTGGGAACAACACATTCTGAGATTGGGTATTTGATGTCAGAAAAATGGAAGTTCCCTGAAGAAATTTTGGATGTAATTCGTTACCATCACAAACCTTGGCAATGTAAAACAAGAAACAATATTTTATGCCAAATCATATATTTAGCAGACATTTTGGCCAATATCGGCCGTGGGAAGGGAAATTATTTCACTGTCGAACCTGAAGTCTTAGAATATTTTGAAATTAAATCAGAAAAAGAATTTCGCGATATGCAAGATAGGTTTAAACTCCAATTTGAGGAACATAGAGAAGAATACCAAAATCTCTTAGCTTAGATATGAACTGGAAAGACTTACTCAACTTAGAAGATGGACAATTAGAAGATCCAAAACTTGCGGATGAATTCAATTTAGTAGGTCATCCTGAATTCCCAAGTATCTCCTCATTACCGCCAGAAGAAACTCTAGAAATTCTAAAAGAATTTTTAATGGCTGAAAACCAAACGGTAAATATTAAAAATCTTCTAAGTTATGCTCCGATTCTAGAAATTACACTCATTAAAAAAAACTTACCGACTATCTACGGATAGTCGATTCACTCCACATCTTGAACATCACTAATGCCTATTTGATGTTCTTTTCCAACGTCATTACTAAATTCAATTTTCTTAGCCACTGATTTTTCCATACTACTGATGAGTAGTTCGTTGGTGCGAGCAAGTCTATCTGCCATAATAGAAACCATCTTTGCAGCAAACTTTGGATTCTTTACTAAAAAATTCTCCAACTGTTGTTTGCTTTCAATCACTGCTACTTCACAATTTGTAATCGTTCTAGCTGTTGCACTTCGAGGATTGGAACTAAACAGCGCCATTTCTCCAAAAAAGTCACCAGGTTTCATCAGAGCTAATCTAGTTTGGCTATTATTCACTGTAAAAAAAATCTCAACGTTTCCTTGGAGAATAATGTACATCGCGTTATTCAGTTCTCCTTCTTTGAAGATCCTCTGATTCGGCGGAATGTTGAGTTTGCTCATTGATTCATAGCTCCTGTATCTATTTTTGGCTATTTTGCCTAAAATCTGAATTCATTTTCCTTTCCCCCAGGAAATCTGAAAAGAAAATGCCTTATAGGAGAAAAGAAATATGGAATGGGAATTACTAGGGATCATACTAGCAGGACTTGGGTCTTTGTATCTTTGGGCATTCAAACTCCCCTATTCTATCCCGCACCCACAAACAAGTAGCCATGGAAGGGAAACTCGATTTGATGTACTTCGTGGTTTTGCAATGATCGGGATCGTTATGATCCACATCCACTCCTACTTTCAGTTTTTCCATCCCGCAGATACTTCTGTGATTCGAACCACCTTGTTTTTCTCTAACTTATCGAGATTTTCTGTTCCTTTGTTTATTCTAACTTCTGCTATTTTCCTTAGAAAAAAAGAAGGTTATTGGGTTTCAAAAATTAAAAACCTACTGATCCCTTACACATTAGCCTCGATTATTGGATATTTTATCAAGTACAATGACTACACTGTATTAGAGTTCTTACAATTCTACATTCTAGGCAAAGTATTTGCCCCCTTTTACTTTGTTCCACTACTCATGCAGTTTTATATTTTTTTCTATATTTTTGAAAAATTTCTTTTAAATCATCAATATACAAAAGTTTTACTTTTAGTTACCTTCTTAGTCAATCTGGCATCGAACTTAGGAATCTTTGATTCGATACTCCCTAAGGATTATCATTCTATTTCTATCTTTAATTATATCTTTTTCTTTCAATTAGGAATTCAAATTGGTCTTTCCAAAGATGAGAAACACCGACCAACTGAGAACGTATCTTTCCTTTTCGGAACTTTCTTTTTTGTATTTCTCTTTTTTTTAATTTGTTTCAGCGGTGTTTATGGAATAGACTTTAAAAATCACCACCTCATTTATCCCAGTTTTGTGTTTTTAGCTATTTGGGAAATATTACCAAAATTCAATCAAAAGTTAGCGACTATTGTTTCCTTTATCGGAAACAATAGTTTATTCATATTCCTTCTCCACCCTTTCGTAATCCATACAATGCACAGTTTCGACCCGTATTCATTTGGTGGTCCCTTTTTAGGTTATATAGTAACCTTAATTTTGAATGTAGGAATTCCAACTGGGATTGCAGTTATAGTCCAAAAGGGTAAGTCTTTA encodes:
- a CDS encoding diacylglycerol/lipid kinase family protein — protein: MRKIKVILNPVSGGGLSAKVWRRVEPELQKKGIPYEFEATTKERAARDIARDAVKQGFHWILGIGGDGTFSNVINGLFENGKLINKNVVFSPIPAGRGNDFIKTVKVPKNPIKALEQVLSGTERSIDLIAITYTKADQTKGNYLCLNLADFGMGGEVVYNVNRSKLASIIGGKGVFLLYTVLGLFTYTNKKITLTLSKFEKITNKCRLIVCANGEYAGGGMWFAPKAKLDDGKMDFLAIQDVTVMETLRKFGYLYRGKLSDDSKVISKQITELTAESEENVFIDVDGENMGQLPAHFKVLPKALPIKC
- a CDS encoding TetR/AcrR family transcriptional regulator — translated: MGVSERKKREFAQREADILNCAIELFRTKHPSLVKMDDIAKQLEIGRGTIYLHFKSKDDLMARIQYEDYLRLRGRLEKSLDEQTAIEMSRKAIRAYIDHCLGDRHMYVVARQCGVNLNINNVSEDMRKLLTDERTNRLTLLEKIYKQAKQENLINARGTYPNVAVAWGMIRGAVEVILEGHFQNEIKSEKAYLETIEHVLFYGLFSGGNKGET
- a CDS encoding FAD-binding oxidoreductase, whose protein sequence is MQTRTIYKWGSPDVEEKLPEHTLKFLEEQFPVDQEFKTSFPKGELPLNPLKKSKISTATITKLKQIVGKDNVSLDDASRAKHSIGKFYTEIYKARFGEVTDVVDVVVSPKSEQEVVAVIALANTSKIPVIPYGAGSTVTKALQAPKGGISLDLSRLNRILEFNAIDSTVTVEAGVYGPVLEKHLNERGYTCGHFPQSFEFSTVGGWIAAKGAGQASTGYGKIEDILLGLTAITPSGKFESKAYPAASIGPDLFRLFLGTEGSFGVITKATLKIRKYHPENSAKGSYVFKSFEKAVETMREVMQSGFGKPHFFRIQDPEETDIAFHMSGLHGGKEDLFLRFIGYKPMERSLMHIIVDGDPTYAKEVLKKIKKIAKRNGGFSTGESPVNKWLHQRYSSAYLRDYLMDEGIRIDTLETAVSWSNLHELWEKTRAYIKSHDNTSCMVHISHAYENGANLYFIFLSPINGKNEITDFVKFHKGIIDSIHKHGGSLSHHHGIGRMLSPWMEGEVGKEGLRILSSLKKTFDPKGIMNPGGLLGLK
- a CDS encoding VanZ family protein encodes the protein MDKKPHPFLPFEDSLVGEKILLVWQESHHSEKNLKDHLLKALDLSEDQIVFTPNAIKQKLMVSFPTEIRSLIAKGDLAGITNLLLAIAKGKSDLNQNPAVDITFELIEWILTGFDLDDVLVETLSTLFETRLTNEFIDQVRAEYIKEFRG
- a CDS encoding HU family DNA-binding protein, yielding MATTPTPMKKSEMLSELAETTGMTKKNVAAFLDSFVELAYKETKKNGAFVIPGLGKLVKRNRPKRKGRNPATGEAIVIPAKTVVKFTLSKTCKDAVVPPKK
- a CDS encoding STAS domain-containing protein is translated as MTSTKYKKVVVVFKRTKYELDLETYGSIQAYKEVARQNPEVFERTFESHQRQLQSREFLKSQVFPKADFVFRENFDPEDGNKYDLIIAHGGDNHFTYVAHLAGNTHLIGCNSDPDSSVGALLGFTAEELKTAVANNFKHTRLEAWSLLDTEIQYPNGTKLKTVPAICELSVRNNSPDLTSRFWISYQDKKEEQKCSGLLVYTGAGSTGWITSCFPKKFPSFSKHEPFFHVYSREIRVKSRETEFSLADFRALDQVEVISEMNGGLAVDSLTERHYPFPPYAKATIRLSPEKLFVIVPLKRGESMQDLPYEIEQKRINGTVIVQIKGRMESGPLDRITQTILDEMVGADRKHLILDFSELRYISSLGIRMILDVKMNLQKRNKEMALVGVTSSILQVFHLLGLSNAFQFYNDREEALKSFEEPSKS
- a CDS encoding HDOD domain-containing protein, with the protein product MSIPPLITFQEDFLSGKLISKEYVHFSEIDCPELDVWIGRIVRSISLEFLHEILFTILSELLVNGCKANGKRVFFQKQGLNLWDEKDYSRGIPLYKDEFGHNRKRVFLELDESPYKIILSTIFKEDYIEFRVTNNAKILPEEKNRILKRVQASAKYKNINDAYRESIDNEESSGLGIVLIHILLRNSGISNQFFQLITTEENTEVIIRIPKQLIPKENQVSIKNLLVREVNSLPPLPPQIQKLIITANKKDVDWHEISAQVEKDPAITAEILKIVNSPLFGAHTPIISVLEGVKRIGLKNLESIFLTLGAKKILNSRYAKQVLVWTHSFKTSMYARFLIEDSKKHLKLLEPAIICGLLHDLGRMVLLSLDLSQINQIRVLRSDDSNEISEWVEEYTLGTTHSEIGYLMSEKWKFPEEILDVIRYHHKPWQCKTRNNILCQIIYLADILANIGRGKGNYFTVEPEVLEYFEIKSEKEFRDMQDRFKLQFEEHREEYQNLLA
- a CDS encoding Crp/Fnr family transcriptional regulator codes for the protein MSKLNIPPNQRIFKEGELNNAMYIILQGNVEIFFTVNNSQTRLALMKPGDFFGEMALFSSNPRSATARTITNCEVAVIESKQQLENFLVKNPKFAAKMVSIMADRLARTNELLISSMEKSVAKKIEFSNDVGKEHQIGISDVQDVE
- a CDS encoding acyltransferase family protein; translated protein: MEWELLGIILAGLGSLYLWAFKLPYSIPHPQTSSHGRETRFDVLRGFAMIGIVMIHIHSYFQFFHPADTSVIRTTLFFSNLSRFSVPLFILTSAIFLRKKEGYWVSKIKNLLIPYTLASIIGYFIKYNDYTVLEFLQFYILGKVFAPFYFVPLLMQFYIFFYIFEKFLLNHQYTKVLLLVTFLVNLASNLGIFDSILPKDYHSISIFNYIFFFQLGIQIGLSKDEKHRPTENVSFLFGTFFFVFLFFLICFSGVYGIDFKNHHLIYPSFVFLAIWEILPKFNQKLATIVSFIGNNSLFIFLLHPFVIHTMHSFDPYSFGGPFLGYIVTLILNVGIPTGIAVIVQKGKSLYQSRHFVEPR